One genomic region from Marmota flaviventris isolate mMarFla1 chromosome 6, mMarFla1.hap1, whole genome shotgun sequence encodes:
- the Manea gene encoding glycoprotein endo-alpha-1,2-mannosidase isoform X2, with protein MYKNVKYIIDKYGNHPAFYRYKTKTGNALPMFYVYDSYITKPEKWANLLTTSGSQSVRNSPYDGLFIALLVEEKHKYDILKSGFDGIYTYFATNGFTYGSSHQNWANLKYFCDKYNLIFIPSVGPGYIDTSIRPWNSQNTRNRINGKYYEVALSAALQTHPSLISITSFNEWHEGTQIEKAVPKRTSNTVYLDYRPHKPSLYLELTRKWSEKYSKDRTTYTSDQQLH; from the exons ATGTACAAAAATGTCAAGTACATTATAGACAA GTATGGAAATCACCCAGCCTTTTATAGGTATAAGACAAAGACTGGAAATGCTCTTCCTATGTTTTATGTCTATGATTCCTATATCACTAAACCTGAAAAATGGGCCAATCTGTTAACCACGTCAGGGTCTCAGAGTGTTCGCAATTCTCCTTATGATGGATTATTTATTGCACTTCTCgtagaagaaaaacataaatatgacATTCTTAAAAGTGGCTTTGATGGAATTTACACATATTTTGCCACAAATGGATTTACTTATGGTTCATCACATCAGAATTGGGCTAACCTAAAATACTTTTGTGataaatacaatttaatatttattccaaGTGTGGGCCCAGGATACATAGATACCAGCATTCGTCCCTGGAACTCTCAAAACACTCGGAACCGAATCAATGGGAAGTATTATGAAGTTGCGCTTAGTGCTGCTCTTCAGACACACCCCAGTTTAATTTCTATCACCTCTTTTAATGAGTGGCATGAAGGAACTCAAATTGAAAAAGCTGTACCCAAAAGAACCAGTAATACAGTTTACCTGGATTATCGGCCTCATAAACCAAGTCTTTATCTGGAACTAACTCGCAAGTGGTCTGAAAAATACAGTAAGGATAGAACAACTTACACATCAGATCAACAGCTACATTGA